The genome window GATGACGTTCACCGCCGACCCACCGTAGGTGATGATCCCGTGGATGCGGGCGTCGTCGCGCAGCTGCTGGCGCAGCAGCCCAACGGCCGCGAACAGCAGGATGAGGGCGTCCAGGGCGTTGACCCCCTCGAAGGGCGCCGAGGCGGCGTGGGCGGCCCGGCCCAGGTAGCGCACCTTGAGCCGGTTGGAGGCCAGCGACCCGCGCGCCGGCAGCGTCACGCCGGCCGGGTGGACCATGAGGGCGGCGTCCACCCCGGCGAAAGCCCCCCGTTGCAGCATCAGCACCTTGCCCCCGCCGCCCTCCTCGGCGGGCGTGCCCAGCACGAGGACGCGCCCGGGCAGGCGGTCGGCGACCCGCCGCAGGCCGATGCCCGCGCCGAGCGCCATGGTGCAGATGAGGTTGTGGCCGCAGGCGTGGCCGATCTCCGGCAGGGCGTCGTACTCGGCCAGGAAAGCCACGGTGGGGCCGGGGCGGTCGCCACCGACTTCGGCGCGGAAGGCGGTGGCGAGGTCCGCCACGGGCCGGGTGATGCGGAAGCCGTGCCGGGCCAGGGCGGCGGTGAGGACCTCGGCGGCGTGGTGCTCCTGGAAGGCCACCTCGGGGTGGGCGTGGATGTCGAGGGCGAGCGCCCACAGCTCCCCGGCGGCCTCGTCCACCGCCGCCAGGACCTCACGGCGCAGGGGCTCGACCGGATCGGGCGTCGGCGGCGTCGTCATCGCCTTCTCGCCCTCAGCCCTCCACCAGGCGCACGCGCACGAAGCGGCGCTTCCCCACGCGCAGCACGGCGCCGTCGTAGACGGCCACCTCGGCCTCGGGTTCGGTCACGCGCTGGCCGTCCACCGCCACCCCGCCCTGCACCACCAGCCGGCGCGCCTCGCTGTGGCTGCGGGCCAGCCCCACCTCCACGAGGAGCGGGACCACCCGCCGCCGCACCACGTGGGCCACCGCATCCGGTCCGCCGGGCGCCGCCAGGCGCACCTCCGGGATCTCCTCGGGGAGGCCCCCGGCCACGAAGACCTCGTCGAAGGCCCGCTCCGCCGCCTCGGCCGCCTCCCGCCCGTGCCACATGGCGACGATCTCCCGCGCCAGGCGCCGCTTGGCGTCGCGCGGGTGGAGCGTCCCCGCCGCCAGGTCGCGCAGGATGGCCGCCACCTCCTCGGGGGGCAGGTCGGTGGCGTAGGTGAAGTAGTCGGGCATGACCCGGTCGGGGATGGACATCACCTTGCCGTACATCTCCGCCGGGGGCTCGGTGATGCCGATGTAGTTGCCCAGCGACTTGCTCATCTTCTCCACGCCGTCGGTGCCCACCAGCAGCGGGGTGAGCAGCACCACCTGCGGCGGCTGGCCGAACTCGCGCTGCAGGTCGCGCCCCATCAGGTTGTTGAACTTCTGGTCGGTCCCGCCCAGCTCCACGTCGGCCTGGACCATCACCGAGTCGTAGGCCTGCGCCAGCGGGTAGAGCAGCTCGTGCAGGAAGACGGGTACGCCCTCGCGCAGGCGGGCCTGGAAGTCATCCCGCTCCAGGACGCGGGCCACGGTGACCTTGGAGGTCAGCCCGATGATATCCGCGAGCGTCAGCGGCAGCAGCCAGGTGCTGTTGAAGACGACGCGGGTGCGGGCGGGGTCGAGGATCACGCCGTACTGCTGGCGGTAGGTCTCGGCGTTGCGGGCGATCTCCTCCCGCGTGAGCATGGGGCGGGTGCGCTTGCGCTCCGAGGGGTCCCCGATGAGGGCCGTCCCGTCGCCGATGACCAGGATGGCCTCGTGCCCCAGGTCCTGGAACTGGCGCAGCTTGCGCAGGACGACGGCGAAGCCGAGGTGCAGGTGAGGGGCGGTGGGGTCCAGCCCGAGCTTCACCCGCAGCGGCCGCCCCTCGCGCAGCTTGGCCAGCAGGTCCTCCTCGGTGATGATCTCCACCGCCCCGCGGCGCAGGAGCTCGAGCTGGGCTTCGGGACTCAAGCGGGTCGTGCTCATACGTGCCCTCGCACCTCGACAAAGCCGTGCCGCTCCAGCTGGAGCGTGGTGTGGGTCAGGTCGAACTCCTCCAGGAGGAGTTCCTTCAGCCGCCCCAGGACCTCCTCCGTGTCGGCCCGGTCCTCCGGGACCACGTGGGCGCCGAACGCGTGGAGCCCCGCAGGCATGGTGCCCTCACCCCACCAGCCGGCGGCCCAGCCGCCAGACGCCCCGTCCCAGGCTGGCTACGGCCCGACCCCCGGCCCGCAGCGCCGTGCGGGTGACCAGCCGTCCCGAGCGGCCGACGCGCGCCAGGTCCGCGTCGAGCACCTCCCAGGAGAGCCCCTGCCGCGCCAGGTGGCCTTCTACCACCTCGGCGGGCGCGGCGCGGAGGGCGGTCCGCAGCGACCACAGCGCCACCGCCAGGTCGTCCAGCTGCCCCAGCACCGGGATGAAACCGGGGATGAGGTCCAGGGGCGACAACAGGTAGGCCACGCCGCCGAAGACCAGGGCCTTGGGCGCCGGCGCCACCTGCGGGTCGCGCACCACCGCCCAGGCCAGGCGGGAGTAGGCCGGCAGCCGGCTCAGAACCGGCAGCATCTCCACGCGCAGGAGCGCCGTGAACCCCGCGCTAGACATCGAGCTCCACTACCGTCACGCCCTCGCCGCCCTCGCCGGGCGCGCCGGGACGGTAGGTCCGCACGTGCGGGTGGCCGCGGAGGAAGTCCTGGACGGCGCGCCGCAGCACCCCTGTGCCCTTTCCGTGGATGAGCGTCACGCGGGGCAGCCCGGCCAGGACGGCGGCGTCCAGGTAGCGGTCCACCTCCAGGAGCGCGTCGTCGACGGTCAGGCCGCGCAGGGACAGCGCGCTGGCCGGCGTCTCGAGTACGGGCGCCACGCGCGCGGCCGTCTCGGTGCGGGGGCCGGCCGGCGCACCTGGCGCGGTGGCCGCCGCTCCTGCTCGGCTCAGGCGCAGGCCCGCCAGCGGCACGCGCAACCGCACCCGGCCCACCTCCACCTCGACCTCGCCCCGGTCGTTGGTCGCAGCCACGACCCGGCCCGTCTGCCCCAGGCCGGCGACCAGCACCGTCTGCCCCACCTCCACCTGCTGCGGCGCCTCGCCCGCCGCCTCCGCTTCGCCCCCCAACCGTTCTGCCCAGGCGGCCGCCAGCGCCTCCAGGCGCCGGCGCGCGTCCCGAGCGGCCTCCGGGGTGCGGCGGCCGCGGGCCTCTTCCAGCAGGGCTGCCACTTCGCGCCGCGCCTGCCGCACCGCTTCCTCGACCTCCCGCCGGGCTCGTCGCAGCACCTCGGCGCGCGCCGCTTCCAGGCGGGCCACCTCCGCCGCGAACCGCTCGCGCAGCGCGCCGGCCTCGGCCCGCAGCCGCTCGGCCTCCTCCCGGTCGCGCTCGGCCCGAGCCCGGTTGTGGGTCAGTTCGGCCAGCAGCTCGTCGACCCGCACCTGGTCCCGCGACAGGTACCCCCGGGCGCGCTCCACGACCGCCGCAGGGAGTCCCAGCCGGGCGGCGATGATGAAGGCGTTGCTGCGCCCCGGTTGTCCCGTGAGCAGGCGGTAGGTCGGGCGCAGCGTCTCCGGGTCGAACTCCACCGAGGCGTTCTCCACCCCGGGCAGCTGGTGGGCCAGGGTCTTCAGCTCGCTGTAGTGCGTGGTGACGATGGTCCAGGCCCCGCGCTCGTGCAGCGTCTCGATGATCGCCCGGGCCAGCGCCGCCCCCTCCGTCGGGTCGGTGCCCGCCCCGATCTCGTCGAGGAGGACGAGGGCCGGCGGCGCCAGCGCTCCCAGGATGGCGACGATGCTGCGCAGGTGGGAGGAGAAGGTGGAGAGGCTCTGCGCGATGGACTGCTCGTCCCCGATGTCGGCGAAGACCTGGGGGAAGACGCGCACGGCCGAGCCCGGTGCCGCCGGGATGTGCAGCCCCGATTGCGCCATCAGCGTCAGCAGGCCCACGGTCTTCAGGGTCACGGTCTTGCCCCCGGTGTTGGGGCCGGTGACCACGAGCGTGCGGAAGGCGCCGCCGAGCGTGACGTCGATGGGGACGACCCGCTCGCGGCCCAGGTGGTGGAGGAGCAGCGGGTGGCGGGCCCGGCGCAACTCCAGCGGGCCGTCGGCGACCAGGCGCGGCTCCGTGGCCTCCCACGCCTCGCTGAGCGCCGCGCGGGCCAGCGCCAGGTCCACCGCCCCCAGCGCCGTCAGCGTGGCTGCCATGGGCTCCGCCGCCTCGGCCACGCGGCGCGAGAGCGCCTGCAGCAGGCGCCGGACCTCGGCGCGCTCCATGGCCTCCAGCTCGCGGCGCCGGTTGCCCAGCGCGACGACCGCGAGCGGCTCCATGAAGACCGTCGCCCCGCTGCTGGACTGGTCGTGTACCAGCCCGGGGAACTGCGCCCGCGCCTCCACCTTGACCGGGACCACGAAGCGGTCGCCGCGCACCGTGATGAGCGGCTCCTGCAGCATGCGCGCGTAGGCGGGGTGGCGGAGGATCTCCATCAGCCGCTCCCGGATGCGCCGCTCCACCGTCCGCAGGTCGGCGCGGAGGCGAGCGAGGGCGGGGCTGGCATCGTCGCGCACCTGCCCCTCCTCGTCCAGCACCTGCGCGATCGCTGCCTCCAGGTCCGGCAGGGGCACCAGGCCTGCCGCCACCTGGGCCAGCCGCGGCGCGCTCTGGCGGCGCGCCTCCAGGTGCCCGCGCAGGCGGCGGACCACCTGGAGGGTGCGGGCGACCAGGAGCAGCTCGGCCGGCTCGAGCACCCCGCCGATGGCGGCGTGGTGGACCAGCGGACGCAGGTCCCCCGCCCCGCGCAGCGGCACCTCGCCGCCGCGCAGCAGGGCGACGGCCTCGCTGGTCTCCGCCTGGCGCGAGCGGGCCAGCTCCAGGTCCGCGGTCGGGAGGAGCGCCTCCGCCGCTTCGCGCCCCATGGGGGTGACGGTGCGCTCGGCCAGCAGTGCCCGCACCGTGACGTACTCGAGGACGCGCAGCGTGCGCTCGTCCATCGCTCCGGCCCGCCTCACCCGGACATCCCGCCCGGCGTCCACCTCGACGACGGCGCCGCGCTGCGCGGACCGCCCACCGCGGCGCGGTGGGGTTCCCCGGGCGGGCCGTCGCCCACCCCCAGCGCGCGCAGCACGGCCGGCGCGATGTCCGTGATCGCCGCCACCCCCGCAAACGTCCGCGCGGCGGGGCCGATCGCCAGCACGGGGACGGGGTTGCGGGTATGCCGCCGGGTGCGCCCGTCCTCCAGGTTGCCGTGGTCGCTCGTCACCAGCACGGTCAGGTCCGCCGGCCGCGCAGCCAGGACGCCGGCCAGCAGACCGTCGATCAGCCGGACCACCGTGGGGACGTCCTCAGGGATGCGTCCGTGCGCGGCCAGGTCGCT of Armatimonadota bacterium contains these proteins:
- a CDS encoding M20 family metallopeptidase; this translates as MTTPPTPDPVEPLRREVLAAVDEAAGELWALALDIHAHPEVAFQEHHAAEVLTAALARHGFRITRPVADLATAFRAEVGGDRPGPTVAFLAEYDALPEIGHACGHNLICTMALGAGIGLRRVADRLPGRVLVLGTPAEEGGGGKVLMLQRGAFAGVDAALMVHPAGVTLPARGSLASNRLKVRYLGRAAHAASAPFEGVNALDALILLFAAVGLLRQQLRDDARIHGIITYGGSAVNVIPDRAEAVFSVRAADGEYAQEAMAKVVNCAQAAAQATGATLEYEIVPGYAAIRPNRPLAEAFARHLEALGWPIDPAPERPRMGSTDMGNVSVALPAIHPYIAIGPAELKGHTVEFQEAAVSPKAREALVAAAKAMALVGLDLLTDPAFLEAVRADFAAGALPGMAAGGASP
- the tyrS gene encoding tyrosine--tRNA ligase, with the translated sequence MSTTRLSPEAQLELLRRGAVEIITEEDLLAKLREGRPLRVKLGLDPTAPHLHLGFAVVLRKLRQFQDLGHEAILVIGDGTALIGDPSERKRTRPMLTREEIARNAETYRQQYGVILDPARTRVVFNSTWLLPLTLADIIGLTSKVTVARVLERDDFQARLREGVPVFLHELLYPLAQAYDSVMVQADVELGGTDQKFNNLMGRDLQREFGQPPQVVLLTPLLVGTDGVEKMSKSLGNYIGITEPPAEMYGKVMSIPDRVMPDYFTYATDLPPEEVAAILRDLAAGTLHPRDAKRRLAREIVAMWHGREAAEAAERAFDEVFVAGGLPEEIPEVRLAAPGGPDAVAHVVRRRVVPLLVEVGLARSHSEARRLVVQGGVAVDGQRVTEPEAEVAVYDGAVLRVGKRRFVRVRLVEG
- a CDS encoding YkvA family protein encodes the protein MSSAGFTALLRVEMLPVLSRLPAYSRLAWAVVRDPQVAPAPKALVFGGVAYLLSPLDLIPGFIPVLGQLDDLAVALWSLRTALRAAPAEVVEGHLARQGLSWEVLDADLARVGRSGRLVTRTALRAGGRAVASLGRGVWRLGRRLVG
- a CDS encoding endonuclease MutS2 — translated: MRRAGAMDERTLRVLEYVTVRALLAERTVTPMGREAAEALLPTADLELARSRQAETSEAVALLRGGEVPLRGAGDLRPLVHHAAIGGVLEPAELLLVARTLQVVRRLRGHLEARRQSAPRLAQVAAGLVPLPDLEAAIAQVLDEEGQVRDDASPALARLRADLRTVERRIRERLMEILRHPAYARMLQEPLITVRGDRFVVPVKVEARAQFPGLVHDQSSSGATVFMEPLAVVALGNRRRELEAMERAEVRRLLQALSRRVAEAAEPMAATLTALGAVDLALARAALSEAWEATEPRLVADGPLELRRARHPLLLHHLGRERVVPIDVTLGGAFRTLVVTGPNTGGKTVTLKTVGLLTLMAQSGLHIPAAPGSAVRVFPQVFADIGDEQSIAQSLSTFSSHLRSIVAILGALAPPALVLLDEIGAGTDPTEGAALARAIIETLHERGAWTIVTTHYSELKTLAHQLPGVENASVEFDPETLRPTYRLLTGQPGRSNAFIIAARLGLPAAVVERARGYLSRDQVRVDELLAELTHNRARAERDREEAERLRAEAGALRERFAAEVARLEAARAEVLRRARREVEEAVRQARREVAALLEEARGRRTPEAARDARRRLEALAAAWAERLGGEAEAAGEAPQQVEVGQTVLVAGLGQTGRVVAATNDRGEVEVEVGRVRLRVPLAGLRLSRAGAAATAPGAPAGPRTETAARVAPVLETPASALSLRGLTVDDALLEVDRYLDAAVLAGLPRVTLIHGKGTGVLRRAVQDFLRGHPHVRTYRPGAPGEGGEGVTVVELDV